In Leguminivora glycinivorella isolate SPB_JAAS2020 chromosome 11, LegGlyc_1.1, whole genome shotgun sequence, a single window of DNA contains:
- the LOC125231209 gene encoding putative inorganic phosphate cotransporter isoform X1: MAILTFEKFTGVVPVRFNVWVMMFTSCWVAYMLRVNMSLNIIAMVPQVESNTTSHTQCSAKDDPIRNTTLGHADIADVRQAPRQTPGTGSFDWSAEQQAMIIGSYFWCYPVTSLIGGMAAERWGPRYVVLITSLVSGVLTVLTPAAARLHYIAIVVVRFTLGIAGGFIYPALHALIARWSPPTEKGKFVSAMMGGTMGTVMTWSVTGPLVEKFGWASAFYVPGVLTLVWCAVWWYIVADSPAEHPRISDKERKYIQDALGDKVKKSKGLPPFKSILTSLPFLAMIILHYGNLWGLYFIMTVGPKFVSSVLGFQLSAAGVISALPYLARLFLSVIFGVLGDCIMARNLMTTTQIRKFFCLFSHIIPGVFLILLVYAGCSTALSVALITLSMGANGAATLTNLQNHQDLAPNYAGSLYGIANAIGSTAGFFTPMITAYFTRSGNGFEQWRPVFFIGASVYIVAAIFFIFFGTGETQDWNFPKDDEESEKSKKTDLKDAKDTPLSVISSK, from the exons GCGTGGTGCCCGTGCGGTTTAATGTGTGGGTGATGATGTTCACGAGCTGCTGGGTGGCTTACATGCTGAGAGTCAACATGAGCCTCAACATCATCGCCATGGTGCCTCAAGTCGAGAGCAATACCAC GTCACATACACAGTGTAGCGCTAAAGATGATCCAATAAGGAACACAACTTTGGGGCACGCTGACATTGCTGACGTCAGGCAGGCTCCGAGACAG ACACCTGGCACCGGTTCTTTCGACTGGAGCGCGGAGCAGCAAGCGATGATCATCGGCTCGTACTTCTGGTGCTACCCCGTGACGTCGCTGATCGGCGGCATGGCGGCGGAGCGCTGGGGCCCGCGCTATGTGGTGCTGATTACGTCGCTGGTGAGCGGGGTGCTGACCGTCCTGACTCCGGCTGCTGCACGCTTGCATTACATCGCTATTGTCGTTGTGCGGTTCACACTGGGTATTGCAGGC ggTTTCATTTATCCGGCACTCCACGCATTAATCGCACGATGGTCGCCACCAACAGAAAAGGGAAAATTCGTCAGCGCAATGATGGGAGGAACCATGGGCACTGTGATGACTTGGTCTGTCACAGGTCCTCTAGTGGAGAAATTCGGATGGGCCTCGGCTTTCTACGTTCCAGGCGTGTTGACTTTGGTCTGGTGCGCGGTATGGTGGTACATTGTGGCTGACTCGCCGGCAGAACATCCGAGGATCAGCGATAAGGAAAGAAAGTATATTCAGGATGCTTTGGGAGACAAAGTCAAGAAATCAAAG gGTCTCCCGCCGTTCAAGAGTATTCTAACATCATTGCCTTTCCTGGCCATGATTATATTGCACTACGGAAATCTCTGGGGCTTGTACTTCATAATGACCGTGGGGCCAAAGTTCGTGTCAAGCGTGCTGGGCTTCCAACTGTCAGCCGCCGGTGTTATATCAGCTCTGCCATATTTAGCCAGATTATTCCTGTCTGTTATATTCGGGGTACTCGGGGATTGTATTATGGCGAGAAATCTGATGACGACGACACAGATTAGGAAATTCTTTTGTTTGTTCTCGCATATAATTCCCGGGGTATTCTTGATATTGCTGGTGTACGCGGGATGCTCGACGGCATTGTCCGTTGCCTTGATCACTCTGTCGATGGGGGCCAACGGCGCGGCGACACTCACCAACCTGCAGAACCACCAGGACCTGGCGCCGAACTACGCCGGGAGCTTGTATGGCATTGCCAATGCTATTGGAAGCACTGCCGGCTTCTTCACGCCGATGATTACAGCCTATTTCACAAGGAGTGGG AATGGCTTCGAGCAGTGGCGGCCAGTATTCTTCATCGGCGCCTCGGTGTACATTGTGGCAGCCATCTTCTTCATATTCTTTGGAACTGGAGAGACTCAGGACTGGAACTTTCCTAAAGATGACGAGGAGTCAGAGAAATCAAAGAAAACCGATCTCAAAGATGCGAAAGACACTCCACTTAGTGTAATTAGTTCCAAGTaa
- the LOC125231209 gene encoding putative inorganic phosphate cotransporter isoform X2, with the protein MIIGSYFWCYPVTSLIGGMAAERWGPRYVVLITSLVSGVLTVLTPAAARLHYIAIVVVRFTLGIAGGFIYPALHALIARWSPPTEKGKFVSAMMGGTMGTVMTWSVTGPLVEKFGWASAFYVPGVLTLVWCAVWWYIVADSPAEHPRISDKERKYIQDALGDKVKKSKGLPPFKSILTSLPFLAMIILHYGNLWGLYFIMTVGPKFVSSVLGFQLSAAGVISALPYLARLFLSVIFGVLGDCIMARNLMTTTQIRKFFCLFSHIIPGVFLILLVYAGCSTALSVALITLSMGANGAATLTNLQNHQDLAPNYAGSLYGIANAIGSTAGFFTPMITAYFTRSGNGFEQWRPVFFIGASVYIVAAIFFIFFGTGETQDWNFPKDDEESEKSKKTDLKDAKDTPLSVISSK; encoded by the exons ATGATCATCGGCTCGTACTTCTGGTGCTACCCCGTGACGTCGCTGATCGGCGGCATGGCGGCGGAGCGCTGGGGCCCGCGCTATGTGGTGCTGATTACGTCGCTGGTGAGCGGGGTGCTGACCGTCCTGACTCCGGCTGCTGCACGCTTGCATTACATCGCTATTGTCGTTGTGCGGTTCACACTGGGTATTGCAGGC ggTTTCATTTATCCGGCACTCCACGCATTAATCGCACGATGGTCGCCACCAACAGAAAAGGGAAAATTCGTCAGCGCAATGATGGGAGGAACCATGGGCACTGTGATGACTTGGTCTGTCACAGGTCCTCTAGTGGAGAAATTCGGATGGGCCTCGGCTTTCTACGTTCCAGGCGTGTTGACTTTGGTCTGGTGCGCGGTATGGTGGTACATTGTGGCTGACTCGCCGGCAGAACATCCGAGGATCAGCGATAAGGAAAGAAAGTATATTCAGGATGCTTTGGGAGACAAAGTCAAGAAATCAAAG gGTCTCCCGCCGTTCAAGAGTATTCTAACATCATTGCCTTTCCTGGCCATGATTATATTGCACTACGGAAATCTCTGGGGCTTGTACTTCATAATGACCGTGGGGCCAAAGTTCGTGTCAAGCGTGCTGGGCTTCCAACTGTCAGCCGCCGGTGTTATATCAGCTCTGCCATATTTAGCCAGATTATTCCTGTCTGTTATATTCGGGGTACTCGGGGATTGTATTATGGCGAGAAATCTGATGACGACGACACAGATTAGGAAATTCTTTTGTTTGTTCTCGCATATAATTCCCGGGGTATTCTTGATATTGCTGGTGTACGCGGGATGCTCGACGGCATTGTCCGTTGCCTTGATCACTCTGTCGATGGGGGCCAACGGCGCGGCGACACTCACCAACCTGCAGAACCACCAGGACCTGGCGCCGAACTACGCCGGGAGCTTGTATGGCATTGCCAATGCTATTGGAAGCACTGCCGGCTTCTTCACGCCGATGATTACAGCCTATTTCACAAGGAGTGGG AATGGCTTCGAGCAGTGGCGGCCAGTATTCTTCATCGGCGCCTCGGTGTACATTGTGGCAGCCATCTTCTTCATATTCTTTGGAACTGGAGAGACTCAGGACTGGAACTTTCCTAAAGATGACGAGGAGTCAGAGAAATCAAAGAAAACCGATCTCAAAGATGCGAAAGACACTCCACTTAGTGTAATTAGTTCCAAGTaa